A window of Candidatus Zixiibacteriota bacterium genomic DNA:
TATCAGGTCTATCGAGGTTAAGTTTTTCAGGACAGTCGCCTGCTTTCAATCCTCTTTGGAACAACATGGTTCCCATAGCGCCATCGGCAAGCAGAATGCGGCGTTCTTGCAAGCAATCAAGCAGACTCGTCATTTCATGCAGCTCCAATAAATGCCTTGACGCTATCGACAGCCTTGATGCCATCGAAACAGTAGGCATCCGCGCCAATTTCTTTGGCATAATCATCAGATACAGGCGCGCCGCCTATAATGAATTTTACTTTGCCATAGATTCCACGCTCTTTAGCCAGCTTGATTACTTTTTTCATTACCGGCATTGTAGTTGTCAGAAGTGCCGACATGCCGATAACATCTGCGTTATTTTCTATAGCCGCCTCGATAAATTTCTCAGGCGCAACATCATTGCCGAGATTGATTATTTCAAACCCCGCTCCCTTAAGCATTATACCCACAAGGTTCTTGCCGATATCATGCAGATCGCCCTGCACCGAGCCTATAACAACTTTGCCTATGGTAGGAATGTCTTCCTTAATCAACAGCGGTTTTAACAAATCCAAACCGGCATACATGGCGCGGGCTGCTAATAAAACATCCGGCAAAAATATCTCATGCGCTTTGAATCTCTTTCCGACAACAGCCATACCGGCTATCAGGCCATCATCAAGAATATCTTTCGTATCAAGTTTGTTATCGATAGCATTTTGGGTAAGCTTAGCTGCTCCATCGGTATCGCCTTTCTGAAGGCATTCGGATAACTGTTTTAAAATTTCCATAATTTCTCCGGTATTTATTTGAATATATTATTGTTCCATTACTTTTTTAATTCTACCCCGGCATGAATGCGTATCGCAATCGCCGCAGAATGGAAAGACATCATCAAATATGAATATCTCTTTACGGCCGGCTATAATCACTCCGCTTATAGACTTCAATGGTTTCATAAGGAAGCTTTCGCCAAGTTCAATGCCTGTTTCTATCGGTTTAAGATACTCAAACAGTTTTTTCTGGGCGTTTATATGCCACCCACAATAACCGGGACTGAAACGCAAAATCCCCATAGCCGGATTTAAACGTCCCTCGGTTTTCAGATAACCGCTATAATAATTTTCAGTAGTTTCAGCGGCTAACTCCGCGCCATAAGAGGCGGCGGAATCAAGCATAGCCCCTGCCGCAAATTCATTTACAGCAAATAGCCGTGAAATTTCAGCGCTTAACTTTTCACCGACAGTAATAGCAAACAAGGCAAAACTATCAGCCGATTGCCAAATCGAATCTAATGGCGTTTCAGGCTCGTTTTGCCCCTCGCCATTATAGATATTCTCGAAATCAAGCTTTGATATCTCCATTAGAATGCCAGCCGGTTCGGAAAGCTTTTTATAAACCGCAATTGCATCCTCAGCCAGCCGCAATATTCTACCATCAACAGATGCGCCTTCAGGTATTCCCTGCCCCTTTAGAACATCAACAGGCGATGGAGTAACATCATTTATCTTAACATCAAGTGTCTTTCTCATCAATCCATCTTCGGCAGGTTATCCATACCAAAACGGCGGGCTTCGGCTTTCATTAGTTTCGTAATTTCGCTTTTGATATCATCAGACAACCTGACAGGTTCATAAGCATTAACAATTTTTTCAACTTCCCTGTGCGCTCTTTTCTGTAGGGACAAACTTCCCTCCTCCTGCCATCTCGAACTATTAGCCCTGTCTATTACCTGGCCGGGGAAATAGATTTCCTCCTTGAGATAACGGCGGGTATGGTCTGATATCAACAGATGCCCTTCTTTTAACAGTTCTTCGAATCTCGGCAATGAGGGGAAATCCTCTTTCGGTTCGATGCCTTCAAGCATGCGCCGGGTCATGCCGCATATTTCGTTATCAAGGACAAGCTTTTCGAGGCTGAAACAGCTTTCAAAATCGAGCATACCGGGACCGGAGATATTGTTAATACCTGCCAACGCCGCCAGCGTTGCCCCCATAGATGATTCCAATCCGGCTTGAGCATCAAGCAGTTT
This region includes:
- a CDS encoding corrinoid protein; this encodes MEILKQLSECLQKGDTDGAAKLTQNAIDNKLDTKDILDDGLIAGMAVVGKRFKAHEIFLPDVLLAARAMYAGLDLLKPLLIKEDIPTIGKVVIGSVQGDLHDIGKNLVGIMLKGAGFEIINLGNDVAPEKFIEAAIENNADVIGMSALLTTTMPVMKKVIKLAKERGIYGKVKFIIGGAPVSDDYAKEIGADAYCFDGIKAVDSVKAFIGAA